One segment of Papaver somniferum cultivar HN1 unplaced genomic scaffold, ASM357369v1 unplaced-scaffold_137, whole genome shotgun sequence DNA contains the following:
- the LOC113334790 gene encoding TPR and ankyrin repeat-containing protein 1-like yields MKEQNLLDSNDMKFPKFSKVKHQILCSELKQLYVAITRTRQRLWICENIDDLSKPMFDYWKKLCLVQVRELDESLVQAMQATSSKEEWSSRGIKLLDEGNFEMARMCFERAGDSFLEKLAKASGLRAAGVHMLGSNTELARVALVEAAEIHESIGKADFAAKCFMELKDFKRAGIIYLKNCGESRLEDAGDCFSLAGCWSTAADAYSRCNCFSKCLQVCTNGSLFETGLQFIEVWKESAKLNPDTAKSQDLIDIEQSFLKRCALHYH; encoded by the exons ATGAAGGAACAAAATCTTCTCGACTCCAATGATATGAAATTTCCAAAATTTAGCAAGGTTAAACACCAGATTCTCTGCTCTGAACTGAAGCAATTATATGTTGCTATCACCCGTACTAGGCAGAGACTATGGATCTGTGAGAATATCGATGATCTTTCTAAGCCTATGTTTGATTACTGGAAGAAGTTATGTCTCGTTCAAGTGAGAGAACTCGATGAATCACTTGTACAGGCAATGCAGGCTACTAGCAGCAAAGAGGAATGGAGTTCACGCGGTATCAAG TTACTGGATGAAGGTAATTTTGAGATGGCGAGAATGTGCTTTGAAAGGGCTGGCGATTCATTTTTGGAGAAACTCGCTAAGGCATCTGGTCTTAGAGCTGCTGGTGTTCACATGCTTGGCTCTAATACTGAATTAGCTCGCGTTGCTCTTGTAGAGGCAGCTGAGATTCATGAATCAATTGGCAAGGCTGATTTTGCTGCTAAATGTTTCATGGAGTTGAAGGATTTTAAAAGAGCAG GCATTATTTATTTGAAAAACTGTGGGGAATCTAGGCTAGAAGATGCGGGTGACTGTTTCAGTCTTGCTGGATGTTGGTCTACTGCAGCTGATGCGTATTCTAGGTGTAACTGCTTTTCCAAGTGCTTGCAAGTTTGTACAAATGGCAGTCTTTTTGAAACCGGTCTTCAATTCATAGAAGTTTGGAAAGAAAGTGCAAAGCTAAACCCTGATACAGCCAAAAGTCAAGATCTCATAGATATTGAACAAAGTTTTCTCAAGAGATGTGCCCTTCACTATCATTAA
- the LOC113334791 gene encoding uncharacterized protein LOC113334791 translates to MLFKGALWKVLFSNNFRKSFGKLKSSQTQKSVVNLLVTLSKGWRPKKLRVETLSDNPVQLVKQYKVGRMYIISSVDVAKYSCYTQVLKIWDILPLEEIPKLVKSLDSIFSLYTDDYLNRCKLEHSEGDLVVPVTWRIDDETVRYKNTNNLELVDSSSDGVLDGRCYIENSKVRDSLLLMKFYSLSAGLVNHLLSGSDGKELDLPFEVTDKESDIILFPRSSLILGRSGTGKTTVLTMKLFQKEQQTTFHLQDLWKPWEIFL, encoded by the exons ATGCTTTTCAAAGGTGCATTGTGGAAG GTGCTGTTCAGCAATAACTTTAGGAAGTCATTTGGGAAGTTGAAGTCATCACAAACACAGAAGTCTGTGGTTAATCTATTAGTAACACTTTCCAAAGGTTGGCGTCCGAAGAAGCTTAGGGTTGAAACATTAAGCGATAACCCCGTCCAGCTTGTGAAACAGTATAAGGTTGGAAGGATGTATATTATTTCTAGCGTTGATGTTGCAAAATATTCATGCTACACCCAAGTTTTAAAGATATGGGATATTTTACCTCTTGAGGAAATACCTAAATTAGTGAAGAGTCTGGACAGCATATTCTCTTTATACACTGACGATTACCTCAACCGCTGTAAGCTGGAACACTCTGAGGG ggatTTGGTGGTGCCAGTTACCTGGAGAATAGATGATGAGACAGTTAGATATAAGAATACTAACAACCTTGAGTTAGTAGATAGTTCAAGTGACGGGGTATTAGATGGGAGATGCTACATTGAAAACTCAAAAGTGAGAGATAGTCTGTTGCTCATGAAGTTCTATTCCTTATCAGCTGGTTTAGTGAACCATTTGCTCTCTGGGAGTGATGGAAAAGAGCTTGATCTTCCTTTTGAAGTAACAGATAAAGAGTCAGATATCATTCTTTTCCCCAGAAGTAGTTTGATTCTTGGTAGGTCTGGGACAGGTAAAACCACGGTTTTGACTATGAAATTGTTCCAAAAGGAGCAGCAAACTACTTTTCATCTACAGGATTTGTGGAAGCCATGGGAGATATTTCTATGA
- the LOC113334650 gene encoding probable helicase MAGATAMA 3, with product MVTLCGLLESFEILLSQSQVADKELEELFARQENYTKEVPESRAFNCVSATLQKMRIEMSSSYNLHEVDLEPLDLLVIDEASQLKECESVIPIQLEAIRHAVLIGDECHPQARVKSRVSNEADFGRSLFERLGLFGHSEDLLNMQYRMHPEISSFPNLKFYKDQIIDAPSVLHGDFQKYYPPRPMFGPYSFINISNGREELDEAGHSMKNMVEVAVVMTMVRNLYKAWEGSKLGLAIGIISPYTAQIAAIENKVGHKYEKLKDFTVKVMSADGFHGGEEDVIIISTLGSDHNGGSDCFLSNTQLTNVALTRARYN from the exons ATGGTTACCCTTTGTGGTTTGCTTGAATCTTTTGAAATTTTGCTCTCTCAAAGTCAGGTGGCTGACAAGGAATTAGAAGAACTTTTTGCACGGCAAGAAAATTATACCAAGGAGGTACCAGAAAGTCGAGCATTTAATTGTGTTTCAGCCACATTACAAAAGATGAGAATTGAAA TGTCCAGCTCATATAATTTGCATGAGGTAGATCTGGAACCACTGGATTTGCTCGTAATTGATGAAGCTTCTCAGTTGAAGGAGTGTGAATCAGTTATTCCCATACAGCTTGAAGCTATACGACATGCTGTTTTAATTGGTGATGAATGCCATCCACAAGCTAGGGTCAAAAGCAGG GTGTCCAATGAAGCTGACTTCGGAAGAAGTCTGTTTGAAAGGTTGGGTTTGTTTGGGCATTCGGAGGACCTTCTGAATATGCAATACAGAATGCATCCAGAAATAAGCTCTTTTCCAAATCTTAAATTTTATAAAGACCAGATTATAGATGCTCCAAGTGTTCTTCATGGAGATTTTCAAAAATATTATCCACCCAGACCTATGTTTGGTCCCTACTCATTCATAAATATTTCTAATGGGAGGGAGGAGCTAGATGAAGCTGGGCACAGTATGAAAAATATGGTTGAAGTGGCAGTTGTGATGACAATGGTGCGAAACCTTTATAAAG CATGGGAAGGCTCAAAGCTTGGCTTAGCCATTGGTATTATATCTCCATACACTGCTCAAATTGCTGCAATAGAGAATAAAGTTGGTCacaaatatgagaagctaaaggACTTCACAGTGAAGGTGATGTCTGCAGATGGATTCCATGGTGGCGAGGAAGATGTCATAATAATATCTACTTTGGGGTCTGATCATAATGGTGGATCAGATTGCTTCCTTTCTAATACGCAACTTACTAATGTTGCATTGACACGTGCTAGGTACAACTAG